The following are encoded in a window of Campylobacter sp. MIT 12-8780 genomic DNA:
- a CDS encoding DUF2972 domain-containing protein, with the protein FKEKYLETKHPYPALLDCDVLNENLEQRQKSVGDEDKTNKNLFVNKSLSYADIEADIAWELNLGLPDKFDFMAIVKAVSGHAMMYYVIFPECKIRYVNGFGNGQNSESFYKQSYEKLLHAQENYNLLDFICYGYEQCIEKICAILAHYQNKKIIFNTRDPFGRMGSAINHIDWIYMGEYTSGKIFANINLSTPFKKSIDTVRYFCNGASEPTLDRFCNQHIMALSDFYFHTITKYFKQDKIYYLDIEDLAQDRCYDTFCKLASIFNFSKPRLEAKEKFACKHNSPCYGMLPCIILAHNDDIANVYFEGKTSPENLESLKKKEDGVQFAVALRLIKFQSKFNKEVSENLYPDYEKWHENNNLFKECGIFINHEDWQCLKENKKLFQAVKKYLQGFMPALKNEIKRQKTIQISKEQILQYYNDRENLKKELYFHLKKELIDIRRARPDIIASWKYYNEFEKMCEDLDGKIEK; encoded by the coding sequence AATTTAAAGAAAAATATCTTGAGACTAAACATCCTTATCCTGCTTTGCTTGATTGTGATGTTTTAAATGAGAATTTAGAACAAAGACAAAAGAGTGTAGGAGATGAGGATAAAACTAATAAAAACTTATTTGTTAATAAAAGTTTATCTTATGCTGATATAGAAGCTGATATTGCTTGGGAGTTGAATTTGGGGTTGCCTGATAAGTTTGATTTTATGGCTATTGTGAAAGCAGTAAGTGGGCATGCCATGATGTATTATGTTATATTTCCAGAATGTAAAATTCGTTATGTAAATGGCTTTGGTAATGGGCAAAATAGTGAAAGCTTTTATAAACAATCTTATGAAAAATTGCTTCATGCCCAAGAAAATTATAATTTACTTGATTTTATATGCTACGGATATGAACAATGCATAGAAAAAATTTGTGCCATCTTAGCTCATTATCAGAATAAGAAAATTATTTTCAATACTCGTGATCCTTTTGGAAGAATGGGCTCTGCTATTAATCACATCGATTGGATTTATATGGGAGAGTATACCTCAGGTAAAATTTTTGCTAATATAAATTTAAGCACTCCTTTCAAAAAGAGCATCGATACTGTTCGCTATTTTTGTAATGGGGCATCAGAACCTACTCTTGATAGATTTTGCAATCAACATATAATGGCATTAAGTGATTTTTATTTTCATACCATTACAAAATATTTTAAGCAAGATAAAATTTACTATCTTGATATTGAAGATTTAGCACAAGATAGATGTTATGATACATTTTGTAAATTAGCTAGTATTTTTAATTTTTCAAAGCCTCGACTAGAAGCAAAAGAAAAATTTGCTTGCAAGCATAATTCCCCTTGTTATGGAATGCTACCTTGTATAATCTTGGCTCACAATGATGACATAGCTAATGTTTATTTTGAGGGTAAGACAAGTCCTGAAAATTTAGAAAGTTTAAAGAAAAAAGAAGATGGGGTGCAATTTGCTGTCGCCTTGAGACTTATCAAATTTCAAAGCAAATTTAATAAAGAAGTGAGCGAAAATCTTTATCCAGACTATGAGAAGTGGCACGAAAATAATAATCTTTTTAAAGAATGTGGGATTTTTATTAATCATGAAGATTGGCAATGCCTTAAAGAGAATAAAAAACTATTTCAAGCTGTTAAAAAATATCTGCAAGGTTTTATGCCAGCTTTAAAAAATGAAATAAAAAGGCAAAAAACCATCCAAATAAGCAAAGAACAAATTTTACAATACTATAACGATAGAGAAAATTTAAAGAAAGAGCTCTATTTTCATTTAAAAAAAGAGCTAATAGATATTAGGCGAGCTCGCCCTGATATCATCGCTTCTTGGAAGTATTATAATGAATTTGAAAAAATGTGTGAGGATTTAGATGGAAAAATAGAAAAATAA
- a CDS encoding class I SAM-dependent methyltransferase, with the protein MQKLVEQNWDYTKHAKFYEYRPNYAPKSIDMLLCLAKGANQNALRVADIGAGTGNLSIMLLERGCKVVAVEPNDAMREIGIDRTKGQDIEWIRATGLESGLQDESFDWLTFGSSFNVMDRNLALKEAYRVLKKGAYFSCMWNHRDLNDEVQKEAEAIITHFVPSYERGVRREEQRSFIEKHKELFDNIVYLEEDFYFHQSLQNYILAWQSVKNPYWDLDTNEGKKLFEAICEEFKKKLPSEFKIKYTTRSWSAKKQ; encoded by the coding sequence ATGCAAAAACTTGTTGAACAAAATTGGGATTATACCAAGCACGCTAAATTTTATGAATACCGCCCAAACTACGCACCAAAGAGCATAGACATGCTTTTATGCCTAGCAAAAGGAGCAAATCAAAATGCCTTAAGGGTAGCTGACATAGGAGCTGGCACAGGAAATTTAAGTATAATGTTGCTTGAAAGAGGCTGCAAAGTAGTAGCTGTTGAGCCAAATGATGCGATGAGAGAAATTGGCATTGATAGGACGAAGGGACAAGATATAGAATGGATACGCGCTACAGGGCTTGAATCAGGACTTCAAGATGAAAGCTTTGACTGGCTTACCTTTGGGAGCAGTTTTAATGTCATGGATAGAAACCTAGCCTTAAAAGAAGCGTATAGAGTGCTTAAAAAAGGAGCGTATTTTTCATGCATGTGGAATCATAGGGACTTAAATGATGAGGTGCAAAAAGAAGCTGAAGCTATCATCACGCATTTTGTGCCAAGTTATGAAAGAGGTGTTCGCAGGGAAGAGCAAAGAAGCTTTATAGAAAAACACAAAGAGCTTTTTGATAACATAGTGTATTTAGAAGAGGATTTTTATTTTCATCAAAGCTTGCAAAATTATATTTTAGCATGGCAAAGTGTGAAAAATCCTTACTGGGACTTAGATACAAATGAGGGCAAAAAGCTTTTTGAAGCCATTTGTGAAGAGTTTAAAAAGAAACTTCCAAGCGAATTTAAGATAAAATACACCACCAGAAGCTGGAGTGCAAAAAAGCAATAG
- a CDS encoding PEP-utilizing enzyme, translating to MQKLNFQSKARNLLALQSVLKSAQVLPCVITSLSKLKKDQEGELKKIKSLHAHTLIIRSSSKSEDSEASSNAGAFLSLANIKANDELALLDALKKVGSSMPHEDDEILIQAMLTQIKLCGVAFSVDKDNLSPYFCVQYDKSGSNASITDGSAKELTSFFHYRNAALPKDKRLARIITLIKELERLFDSPFLDIEFAFAHVKDKEELFCLQVRPLVSKNKVNLFKALPKEALSRFAKRFESLQSSRLGVYGKKAIFGVMPDWNPAEIIGLKPKRLALSLYKEIITDHIWAYQRDNYGYKNLRSHPLMHSFLGIAYIDVRLSFNSFIPKDLEASIANKLANYYLAKLEKNPQMHDKIEFEIVFSSYDFNLCEKLAPLLKQGFNENELKRIEFSLLNLTNSIIDPKNGLYLKDIEKCKKLQTSFKELEKSKISLIDKIYWAIEDCKRYGTLPFAGVARAAFVAMQMLNSLVAIGFLSKEEKALFLNSLQTISKKLSLASCNLNSSNKEAFLAHFGHLRAGTYNILSPRYDEAFELYFDEKQNKAPMHQEKPFKLSAKRLKELDILLKENGLIINAKEFFAFLKTAIEGREELKFEFSKLLSLVLKLIEELGRHYDINKEDLAHLDIKELLNLYSSLYSKSPKKRLLSQISINKAEFELTQALKLPSLITDKEQIFSFFTPTLAPNFITQKSIIAPVALEHEKELEGKIVLIYAADPGYDYLFSKNIAGFITCYGGANSHMAIRASELGLPAVIGVGEENFKKYLSAKKLRLECESELIFCL from the coding sequence ATGCAAAAACTAAACTTTCAAAGCAAGGCAAGGAATTTACTTGCTTTGCAAAGTGTTTTAAAATCAGCTCAAGTTTTACCTTGTGTCATTACTTCTTTAAGCAAGCTTAAAAAAGATCAAGAAGGTGAATTAAAAAAGATCAAGTCTTTGCATGCTCATACTCTTATCATTAGAAGTTCTTCAAAAAGTGAAGATAGCGAGGCTAGCTCAAATGCAGGTGCTTTTTTAAGCCTTGCAAATATTAAAGCAAATGACGAGCTAGCCTTACTTGATGCCTTAAAAAAAGTAGGCTCTTCTATGCCTCATGAAGATGATGAAATTCTCATTCAAGCCATGCTTACTCAAATCAAGCTTTGTGGGGTAGCTTTTAGCGTAGATAAGGATAATCTTAGCCCTTATTTTTGCGTGCAGTATGATAAAAGTGGTTCAAATGCAAGCATAACTGATGGCAGTGCTAAAGAGCTTACGAGCTTTTTTCATTATAGAAATGCCGCTTTACCTAAGGATAAGCGTTTAGCAAGGATTATCACACTCATTAAAGAGCTTGAAAGGCTTTTTGATAGTCCTTTTTTGGATATTGAGTTTGCTTTTGCACATGTTAAGGACAAGGAAGAGCTTTTTTGCTTGCAGGTGCGTCCTTTGGTGAGTAAAAACAAAGTCAATCTTTTTAAAGCCTTGCCAAAAGAGGCTTTAAGCAGATTTGCTAAACGTTTTGAGTCCTTGCAAAGCTCAAGGCTTGGAGTGTATGGAAAAAAGGCGATTTTTGGGGTTATGCCTGATTGGAATCCAGCTGAAATCATAGGCTTAAAGCCAAAACGCCTAGCCCTTAGCCTTTATAAAGAGATTATAACTGATCATATTTGGGCGTATCAAAGGGATAATTATGGCTATAAAAATTTACGCTCTCATCCTTTAATGCACTCATTTTTAGGCATTGCTTATATAGATGTAAGGCTTTCTTTTAATTCTTTTATCCCAAAAGACTTAGAAGCTAGCATTGCTAATAAGCTTGCTAATTATTATCTTGCTAAGCTTGAAAAAAATCCTCAAATGCACGATAAGATCGAGTTTGAAATCGTCTTTTCAAGTTATGATTTTAATCTTTGTGAGAAACTTGCCCCACTTTTAAAACAAGGCTTTAACGAAAATGAGCTTAAACGCATAGAATTTAGCCTCTTAAATCTTACAAATTCCATCATCGATCCAAAAAATGGGCTTTATCTTAAAGATATAGAAAAATGCAAAAAACTTCAAACAAGCTTTAAAGAGCTAGAAAAAAGTAAGATTTCACTCATAGATAAGATTTATTGGGCTATAGAAGATTGCAAGAGGTATGGGACCTTGCCTTTTGCAGGAGTAGCAAGGGCTGCTTTTGTGGCTATGCAAATGCTTAATTCTCTTGTTGCCATAGGCTTTTTAAGCAAGGAGGAAAAAGCCTTGTTTTTAAACTCACTTCAAACCATTAGCAAAAAACTAAGCCTTGCAAGTTGCAATCTAAACTCTTCTAACAAAGAAGCCTTTTTAGCTCATTTTGGACACCTAAGAGCAGGCACTTATAATATACTCTCACCTCGCTATGATGAAGCCTTTGAGCTGTATTTTGATGAAAAGCAAAACAAAGCACCAATGCATCAAGAAAAGCCCTTTAAACTCAGTGCTAAAAGGCTTAAAGAGCTTGATATTTTGCTTAAAGAAAATGGGCTTATCATCAATGCAAAAGAATTTTTTGCCTTCTTAAAAACAGCAATTGAAGGCAGAGAAGAGCTTAAATTTGAGTTTTCAAAGCTACTTTCCTTAGTCTTAAAACTCATTGAAGAACTTGGCAGGCATTATGATATAAATAAAGAAGATTTAGCACACTTAGACATTAAAGAGCTTTTAAATCTCTATTCCTCCTTATACTCAAAAAGCCCTAAAAAAAGGCTTTTAAGTCAAATTTCTATCAACAAAGCCGAATTTGAGCTGACTCAAGCTTTAAAATTACCAAGCCTTATTACTGATAAGGAGCAAATTTTTAGCTTTTTTACGCCTACCTTAGCTCCAAATTTCATCACTCAAAAAAGTATAATCGCTCCTGTAGCCTTAGAACACGAAAAAGAGCTTGAGGGCAAGATAGTTTTAATTTATGCTGCTGATCCAGGTTATGATTATTTATTTTCTAAAAATATAGCTGGCTTTATCACTTGTTATGGAGGGGCAAACTCACACATGGCAATTAGAGCAAGTGAGCTTGGCTTACCAGCTGTAATAGGCGTTGGAGAGGAAAATTTTAAAAAGTATTTAAGTGCAAAAAAATTGCGTTTAGAATGTGAAAGCGAGTTGATATTTTGTCTTTAA
- a CDS encoding gamma-glutamyl-CDP-amidate hydrolase, protein MSLKFIGITQRLVQNESYFELREALSLEWGVFFNTHLKGFLPLPLSYELDFALYEPFLAGVILSGGNDLSVFNENELCKRRDIYENKLLKTCMLKNKPVLGICRGAQLIAHFFGSNLKQCQDHVGKHEVKDMQEKLSFEVNSFHNFSISHLGQDLEALFKADDESIEAFKHKKLDIYATMWHIERAGGLENMQVLDEFKKSLNKA, encoded by the coding sequence TTGTCTTTAAAATTTATTGGCATTACTCAAAGACTAGTGCAAAATGAAAGCTATTTTGAGCTAAGAGAAGCTTTAAGCTTAGAATGGGGAGTGTTTTTTAACACACATTTAAAAGGCTTTTTACCCCTGCCTTTAAGCTATGAGCTTGATTTTGCTTTGTATGAGCCTTTTTTAGCTGGGGTGATCTTAAGTGGGGGCAATGATTTAAGCGTATTTAATGAAAATGAGCTTTGTAAAAGGCGAGATATTTATGAAAACAAGCTTTTAAAAACTTGTATGCTTAAAAATAAGCCAGTTTTAGGCATTTGCAGAGGTGCCCAGCTTATCGCACATTTTTTTGGCTCAAACTTAAAACAATGTCAAGATCATGTAGGTAAGCACGAGGTAAAAGATATGCAAGAAAAACTGAGCTTTGAGGTAAATTCTTTCCATAATTTTAGTATTTCTCATTTAGGGCAGGATTTAGAAGCTTTGTTTAAGGCTGATGATGAGAGTATAGAAGCTTTTAAGCACAAAAAGCTTGATATTTATGCTACAATGTGGCATATAGAAAGAGCTGGCGGACTTGAAAATATGCAAGTTTTAGATGAGTTTAAGAAAAGCTTAAACAAGGCTTGA
- a CDS encoding phosphocholine cytidylyltransferase family protein, whose translation MKALILAAGFGSRLMPLTKDKPKTMVVYKNKSLIEYEITALKEAGIDEIAVVGGYKFEVLKDFVRKKFKLNTFFENKNYASTNMLHSLFTAREFLQSCIDEKKDLIISYADIVYFKDSIEALKQAIGELCICVDLNWQKLWQARFDDILSDAETLKFEGEFIKELGKKPKSLAEIEAQYMGLFKISHGFLPSFIKFFDSLDKNALYDGQSYNNIYMTSFLQGLIDRFHNAKAVKLKGNWCEIDFKSDLELDLKDFSC comes from the coding sequence GTGAAAGCATTAATCCTAGCAGCAGGCTTTGGCTCAAGGCTCATGCCCTTAACTAAAGATAAGCCAAAAACTATGGTTGTGTATAAAAATAAAAGTTTGATTGAGTATGAAATTACAGCCCTAAAAGAAGCTGGCATAGATGAGATAGCTGTGGTTGGAGGCTATAAATTTGAGGTTTTAAAAGACTTTGTCCGCAAAAAATTTAAGCTTAATACTTTTTTTGAAAATAAAAATTATGCCAGCACAAATATGCTGCATTCACTTTTCACAGCAAGGGAGTTTTTACAAAGCTGTATAGATGAAAAAAAGGACTTAATCATTTCTTATGCTGATATAGTGTATTTTAAAGATAGTATCGAGGCTTTAAAGCAAGCTATTGGCGAGCTTTGTATATGTGTGGATTTAAACTGGCAAAAACTCTGGCAAGCAAGGTTTGATGATATTTTAAGCGATGCTGAGACTTTAAAATTTGAAGGAGAGTTTATCAAAGAGCTTGGCAAAAAGCCTAAGAGCTTGGCTGAGATTGAGGCTCAATACATGGGGCTTTTTAAAATTTCACATGGCTTTTTACCTTCTTTTATCAAATTTTTTGATAGCTTAGATAAAAACGCCTTATATGATGGACAAAGTTATAATAATATCTACATGACAAGCTTTTTACAAGGCTTAATCGATAGATTTCATAATGCTAAGGCAGTAAAATTAAAGGGCAATTGGTGTGAGATTGATTTTAAAAGCGATTTAGAACTTGACTTAAAGGACTTTTCATGCTAG
- a CDS encoding adenylyl-sulfate kinase produces the protein MLAQGAVIWLTGLAGSGKSYIAQALCEALRKDRANVIYLDGDELRELLGHFGYDKKSRLEVSLKRSAFASFLSKQGMIVVVSAISMWNEIYAHNRKNLQNYFEVYVKCDFEELKRRDKKALYSKALSGQMQDVVGVDIKFDEPKPHLVLDNTELNKLDEKVQSILSSFNQAFHLL, from the coding sequence ATGCTAGCTCAAGGAGCAGTTATCTGGCTAACAGGTTTAGCTGGAAGTGGAAAAAGCTACATAGCCCAGGCACTTTGTGAGGCTTTACGCAAGGATAGAGCAAATGTGATTTATTTAGATGGAGATGAGCTAAGAGAGCTTTTGGGGCATTTTGGCTATGATAAAAAATCCCGCCTTGAAGTGTCTTTAAAAAGAAGTGCCTTTGCCTCTTTTTTAAGCAAACAAGGCATGATAGTTGTAGTCAGTGCCATTTCTATGTGGAATGAAATTTATGCACATAACCGCAAGAATTTGCAAAATTATTTTGAAGTGTATGTAAAATGTGATTTTGAAGAGCTTAAAAGACGCGATAAAAAAGCCCTTTATAGCAAGGCTTTAAGCGGACAAATGCAAGATGTAGTCGGCGTTGATATAAAATTTGATGAGCCAAAGCCTCATTTAGTGCTTGATAATACTGAGTTAAACAAGCTAGATGAAAAGGTGCAAAGCATACTTTCAAGCTTTAATCAAGCCTTTCATCTACTTTAA
- a CDS encoding DUF2972 domain-containing protein gives MQELLTTLHQRLSPQGANLLLNALKNSQREAFFNFVLENLEHIITWLNSSEFAQNYAHLAYPPLLNPNFVDTDSSRHCAQLAWDLNLPLPKHYKFIYISPHGSGAAAFLRFLNQCCGVFCAASWVLPFDSNERYIFHFMHLSAGGGGFKNLALNLSELNVKDFDKFLALLDQNANIIYALRDPISLLKHCVGRDWSKVARNFVPEFDLSFDFRAYLEFLRHKKPELHINFNELRNSSFLAHALLPHFNLAKIHFMDMSELDFDKAEETMKNLALKFDFAQPDESKRALFKMKEFKGYIRYLFPLKLFVNEKDIKQVFSLKKPNNTKNSTINKENSLVLLFSQLFDHENMINIMNEFYEGELNKHMGIYTTQAEFERLKASKELFKATKAYLGEFCKALQEVVDETEQNLLKEEELLDFLKHNESQRKEFKKLLDEDLKLIKKACPHILASWKYYASFEKLCKDLDS, from the coding sequence TTGCAAGAGCTTCTTACAACCTTACATCAAAGACTAAGTCCTCAAGGGGCAAATTTACTTTTAAACGCACTTAAAAACTCGCAAAGAGAGGCTTTTTTTAATTTTGTGCTTGAGAATTTAGAGCACATCATCACTTGGCTTAACTCAAGTGAATTTGCTCAAAATTACGCTCATTTAGCTTATCCTCCGCTTTTAAATCCTAATTTTGTTGATACTGATTCAAGTAGGCATTGTGCACAGCTAGCATGGGATTTAAATTTGCCTTTGCCAAAACATTATAAATTTATTTATATCTCCCCACATGGAAGTGGAGCGGCGGCTTTTTTGAGGTTTTTAAATCAATGCTGTGGAGTCTTTTGCGCAGCTTCTTGGGTGTTGCCCTTTGATTCAAATGAAAGATATATCTTTCATTTTATGCATTTAAGTGCTGGGGGGGGGGGATTTAAAAATTTAGCCTTAAATCTTTCTGAACTTAATGTCAAGGATTTTGATAAATTTCTTGCCCTGCTTGATCAAAATGCAAATATTATCTATGCTTTGCGTGATCCTATAAGCTTGCTTAAACACTGCGTTGGTAGGGATTGGAGCAAGGTTGCAAGGAATTTTGTGCCTGAGTTTGATTTAAGTTTTGATTTTAGAGCGTATTTGGAGTTTTTAAGGCATAAAAAGCCAGAGCTTCATATCAATTTTAACGAGCTTAGAAATAGTAGCTTTTTAGCCCATGCCTTGTTGCCTCATTTTAATTTAGCCAAAATTCATTTTATGGATATGAGTGAGCTTGATTTTGATAAGGCTGAAGAAACTATGAAAAATTTAGCCTTGAAATTTGATTTTGCACAGCCTGATGAAAGCAAAAGAGCACTTTTTAAAATGAAAGAATTTAAAGGCTATATAAGGTATTTATTCCCCCTAAAACTTTTTGTGAATGAAAAAGATATAAAGCAAGTTTTTAGCCTTAAAAAGCCAAATAATACTAAAAACAGCACTATCAACAAAGAAAATAGCCTTGTATTACTCTTTTCCCAGCTTTTTGATCATGAAAATATGATAAATATCATGAATGAATTTTATGAAGGCGAGCTTAACAAGCACATGGGAATTTATACAACTCAGGCTGAATTTGAGCGTTTAAAAGCAAGCAAAGAGCTTTTTAAAGCCACAAAAGCTTATCTAGGCGAGTTTTGCAAAGCTTTGCAAGAAGTGGTTGATGAAACAGAGCAAAACTTACTTAAAGAAGAAGAGCTTTTAGACTTTTTAAAACACAATGAAAGCCAAAGAAAAGAGTTTAAAAAACTCCTCGATGAAGACTTAAAACTCATCAAAAAAGCCTGCCCTCATATCCTTGCTTCTTGGAAGTATTATGCAAGCTTTGAAAAGCTTTGCAAAGACTTAGATTCATAA
- the metK gene encoding methionine adenosyltransferase, producing MYLFTSEVVSPGHPDKCADIIADTIVDILLSHDKDSRVASEVFVAGNKVVIGGEVKSKHKLSFKDYEDLVKNALAKIGYDGKGYFTKAQCLHPDEVETLVFLNEQSPDINQGVDQESGEIGAGDQGIMFGFASCEADEYMPAAISYARALCDKVYNYAKANPNKLGVDIKTQVTIDYGNKSNFENCKPQSIHTIVVSAPSVENLHIDEVRALIMELILDSNLPKELFHPEKTRILINPTGKYVNHSSLHDSGLTGRKLIVDSFGGYSPIGGGAQSSKDYTKVDRSGLYAARWLAKNIVAAGLAKKCVVQLSYAIGVAEPTSVSVDCMGTNEGVDDNKLSEFVMKNYALTPNWIKNKFELDKPKAGHFSYADVAARGQVGQKDYPWEKLDAVADFKALKG from the coding sequence ATGTATCTATTCACTTCTGAAGTTGTTAGTCCAGGACACCCTGATAAGTGTGCGGACATTATCGCTGATACTATAGTGGATATACTCTTAAGTCATGACAAAGACTCAAGAGTGGCGAGTGAAGTCTTTGTCGCAGGCAATAAGGTTGTCATCGGCGGAGAAGTCAAGTCAAAACACAAGTTAAGCTTCAAAGATTATGAAGACTTAGTCAAAAATGCGCTTGCTAAGATAGGTTATGATGGCAAGGGCTATTTTACAAAGGCTCAGTGCTTACATCCTGATGAGGTAGAAACCCTTGTGTTTTTAAACGAACAAAGCCCTGATATTAATCAAGGTGTAGATCAAGAAAGTGGAGAAATAGGCGCAGGCGATCAAGGCATAATGTTTGGCTTTGCAAGTTGTGAAGCTGATGAGTATATGCCAGCAGCCATTTCTTATGCAAGAGCGCTTTGCGATAAGGTATATAACTACGCAAAGGCAAATCCAAACAAGCTTGGTGTTGATATAAAAACTCAAGTGACTATAGACTATGGCAATAAGAGCAATTTTGAAAACTGCAAGCCTCAAAGCATACACACCATAGTTGTTTCAGCCCCAAGTGTAGAGAATTTACACATTGATGAGGTGAGGGCTTTGATTATGGAGCTTATTTTGGATTCAAATTTACCAAAAGAGCTTTTTCACCCAGAAAAAACGCGTATTTTAATCAATCCTACAGGAAAATATGTCAATCACTCCTCCTTACACGATAGTGGTTTAACCGGACGCAAGCTCATCGTTGATAGCTTTGGAGGATACTCGCCAATTGGCGGAGGCGCACAATCAAGCAAGGATTATACTAAGGTTGATAGAAGCGGACTTTACGCAGCAAGATGGCTTGCTAAAAACATAGTCGCAGCAGGTCTAGCTAAAAAATGTGTAGTCCAACTTAGTTATGCCATAGGTGTGGCTGAGCCAACTTCTGTAAGTGTTGATTGCATGGGGACAAATGAGGGCGTTGATGATAATAAATTAAGCGAATTTGTGATGAAAAATTATGCTTTAACGCCAAATTGGATCAAAAATAAATTTGAGCTTGATAAGCCAAAAGCCGGACATTTTAGCTATGCTGATGTAGCCGCTCGTGGGCAAGTTGGACAAAAGGATTATCCTTGGGAAAAACTTGATGCTGTGGCTGATTTTAAGGCTTTGAAAGGTTAA
- a CDS encoding FkbM family methyltransferase has product MRSPWDLEMANLGYKVIEYDASIEQSPYTHENISFHKLFINASKDEQSITLKDAIEQNKLDEKAHNILQIDIEYAEWEVLKHTDMNLLNQYFSQVIFEFHGLNPEENDAVSEKLEILHKLNENFASIHFHFNNHGKIWYSKGLFFSTTIEVSYVRKDLLEAQFGKNLALRKNGILKGLDYPVDVAVPEIPVLFE; this is encoded by the coding sequence TTGCGTTCACCTTGGGATTTAGAAATGGCGAATTTAGGCTATAAGGTCATAGAATATGACGCAAGCATAGAACAATCCCCTTATACTCACGAAAATATCAGTTTTCACAAACTCTTTATCAATGCAAGCAAAGATGAACAAAGTATCACCCTTAAAGATGCTATTGAGCAAAACAAGCTTGATGAAAAAGCTCATAATATCTTGCAAATTGATATAGAATATGCTGAATGGGAAGTGCTTAAGCACACTGATATGAATTTGTTAAATCAGTATTTTTCTCAAGTGATTTTTGAATTTCATGGCTTAAATCCAGAAGAAAACGACGCCGTAAGTGAAAAATTAGAAATTTTGCATAAGCTAAATGAAAACTTTGCAAGCATACATTTTCACTTTAACAATCATGGTAAAATTTGGTATAGTAAAGGCTTATTTTTTAGCACCACTATAGAAGTAAGCTATGTAAGAAAAGACTTGCTTGAGGCTCAATTTGGTAAAAATTTAGCTTTAAGAAAAAATGGGATTTTAAAAGGACTTGACTACCCAGTAGATGTTGCTGTGCCTGAAATTCCTGTGCTTTTTGAATAA
- the hisIE gene encoding bifunctional phosphoribosyl-AMP cyclohydrolase/phosphoribosyl-ATP diphosphatase HisIE yields the protein MQEELISQINWQKVNNLLPVIIQDHKSAEVLMLGYMNEEALRQSLKLKRVVFFSRTKNRLWLKGEESGNFLDIIELGLDCDNDTLLILAKPCGATCHTGSISCFEQISKKADMVFLARLEKLINTRKNALAENSYTAKLFQSGTKRIAQKVGEEGVESALAAVAGDNTELCNESADLLFHLSVLLADQNLSLSDVIAVLKERNKSK from the coding sequence ATGCAAGAAGAACTTATCTCACAAATAAATTGGCAAAAGGTAAATAATCTTTTGCCTGTTATCATTCAAGATCATAAAAGTGCTGAAGTGCTTATGCTTGGCTATATGAATGAGGAAGCTTTAAGGCAAAGTTTGAAGCTTAAACGAGTGGTATTTTTCTCACGCACCAAAAATAGACTTTGGCTTAAGGGCGAGGAAAGTGGGAATTTTTTAGATATTATCGAACTTGGGCTTGATTGCGATAATGACACGCTTTTGATCTTGGCTAAACCTTGCGGAGCAACTTGTCATACAGGAAGCATTTCTTGCTTTGAACAAATTTCTAAAAAAGCTGATATGGTCTTTCTAGCAAGACTTGAAAAGCTTATCAACACACGCAAAAATGCTTTAGCTGAAAACTCCTACACAGCAAAACTTTTTCAAAGTGGCACAAAAAGAATAGCCCAAAAAGTCGGTGAAGAAGGTGTAGAAAGTGCCCTAGCAGCTGTAGCTGGCGATAATACAGAACTTTGTAATGAAAGCGCGGATCTGCTCTTTCACCTTAGCGTGCTTTTAGCTGATCAAAATTTAAGCCTAAGCGATGTTATAGCCGTGCTTAAAGAGAGAAATAAAAGCAAATAA